A region from the Pelobates fuscus isolate aPelFus1 chromosome 1, aPelFus1.pri, whole genome shotgun sequence genome encodes:
- the LUZP1 gene encoding leucine zipper protein 1, translating into MEHSSRHLRFKLQSLARRLDELEEATKNLQKAEDEVLDLQDKIIQAEGSNSSMLADVEALRKRVLKIEGKDEEVRKAEDLCRLIKEKLENEENLTRELRSEIEQLQKKMTELEKLEEAFNKSKNDCTQLCLSLNEEKNMSKKLSSELETLRAKVKELECSESKLDKAEQFITGELEKIKSLTISFVNEKKCFLEKEKQNEKLILDLKQQLELKGKITTGDQARTESNMLEKSSGHTIERNSFRIEDGLTSKSTHTVGLDYIKQPENQTSSKNENEKNKNQEDNKIRDLNQEIEKLRNQIKNSEGVEDELKQLKEKNCKLQEDYISEQVKSKQLTDEIQALKKQANQYHSLENGVLDTDEITSRGRLRNERKYKPLSSEPQTSKNGSRDLSPQQSRTERHLTKDYQNSDSHSKKTLSCSSSNSRKSGKPTLLETSLSSVRKDDHVPPLSSRVYGTKEYGTANEIKKSKDQPSVLSRYPPAAQEHTTKKSWKSSTSKHQNSFGEDYSVKVTQAVITSRKEVSTEEQMIRDAPPYFNSENKVNSNLHEEVQLLENFPLSSTLCTKKYSELEAVPVMTEVQEDMPKAFMNSDEYVTENTTPDKSIKSTRFSGRDEFTNYSVSGEAKSSNYNKDNIPVGQQDLNPQKSYHNQERVRLKSSIKPQIPEKPHIPETDHRELDKRHITHGIHSRKPSSPKEKNNFQDRTQNVENDNQISQRVFVCETKRVSSDGLESTETQSHAGIRSRTYSPREALQSTVIVKPVIIEKDMKEIMSDYRVRSSSDISRSQTNTTPSKVSSSITFFPSDAVSSRMNTDVMPRERHTSTSNIRLSANDQTVLKNNISIPFEISIKKEDMVLKVAIDDDDDDDDDDDDDDESDLNLAEINKVSDLTISQQQKKINEHNLEMETVSWKKHSIVDTNYFESKRGFTRSTLRKGVLGSTEELDILTTEKDDSRETKYRRKSVLDEEKPVRLRHDGYSRNKTSNLYSWSSLDPVSKRSQSSLTATEIIGRRTPSTETFSSGLNTRNRYSVEDGDLLRSRRRKYEVGKLTSIDSVERKPSSRQELQQNQRHSKSMVGERIRQLEH; encoded by the exons ATGGAGCACTCAAGTCGACATCTGAGATTCAagttacagagcctggcacggcgtCTAGATGAATTGGAGGAAGCAACAAAGAACCTTCAAAAAGCAGAAGATGAAGTTCTGGATCTTCAGGATAAAATTATACAGGCAGAAGGGAGCAACTCTAGTATGTTGGCTGATGTTGAGGCGTTAAGGAAAAGAGTGCTAAAAATTGAAGGGAAAGATGAAGAAGTAAGGAAAGCAGAGGATTTGTGTAGGCTGATAAAAGAGAAACTGGAAAATGAGGAAAATCTTACCCGAGAACTTAGATCTGAAATTGAACAGCTTCAGAAAAAGATGACTGAACTTGAGAAGTTAGAGGAAGCTTTTAACAAAAGCAAAAATGATTGCACTCAGCTATGTCTTAGCTTAAATGAAGAAAAGAATATGTCTAAAAAGTTATCTTCTGAACTGGAAACACTTAGAGCTAAGGTTAAAGAACTTGAGTGTTCAGAAAGCAAACTGGATAAAGCTGAACAATTTATAACCGGTGAACTGGAAAAAATTAAGTCTTTAACAATTAGTTTTGTCaatgaaaaaaagtgttttctaGAAAAGGAAAAGCAAAATGAAAAGTTAATTTTAGATCTTAAACAACAGTTAGAGTTGAAAGGGAAAATAACTACAGGAGATCAAGCCAGAACAGAGTCTAACATGTTGGAGAAGTCTTCTGGTCATACTATAGAACGCAACAGCTTTAGGATTGAAGATGGCTTAACATCTAAATCGACCCACACAGTTGGCTTGGATTATATCAAGCAGCCAGAAAACCAAACTAGTAGCAAAAATGAAAATGAGAAAAACAAAAATCAGGAAGACAATAAAATTCGAGATCTGAATCAGGAAATAGAGAAACtaagaaatcaaataaaaaactcTGAGGGTGTGGAAGATGAGTTAAAACAACTGAAGGAGAAAAATTGTAAACTGCAGGAAGACTATATTAGTGAACAAGTCAAAAGCAAGCAGTTGACTGATGAAATTCAGGCTTTAAAAAAACAAGCCAATCAATACCACAGTCTAGAAAATGGAGTTCTTGATACTGATGAAATAACGTCACGTGGTAGACTTCGAAATGAAAGGAAATACAAGCCATTATCCTCTGAGCCTCAGACTTCCAAGAATGGCTCTCGAGATTTATCACCTCAGCAATCAAGAACTGAGAGGCATTTAACTAAAGACTATCAAAATTCAGATTCTCATTCTAAAAAAACATTGTCGTGTAGTAGTTCAAACAGTAGGAAATCTGGAAAACCCACACTTTTGGAGACCTCACTAAGCAGTGTTAGGAAAGATGATCATGTACCACCATTATCTAGTCGTGTTTATGGGACAAAGGAATATGGAACggcaaatgaaataaaaaagtcTAAAGATCAGCCATCTGTATTAAGCCGGTATCCACCTGCTGCTCAAGAACATACAACAAAAAAGTCATGGAAAAGCTCTACAAGTAAGCACCAAAATAGCTTTGGAGAAGACTATTCAGTTAAGGTGACACAAGCTGTTATTACTTCAAGAAAAGAAGTCTCTACTGAAGAGCAGATGATTAGGGATGCCCCCCCTTATTTCAATTCTGAAAATAAAGTTAATTCGAATCTTCATGAAGAAGTTCAGTTGCTTGAGAACTTCCCACTATCTTCCACATTGTGCACAAAAAAGTATTCTGAACTCGAAGCAGTGCCTGTTATGACTGAAGTGCAAGAAGATATGCCTAAAGCTTTTATGAACTCAGACGAGTATGTTACGGAAAATACAACCCCAGACAAATCCATTAAAAGCACTCGTTTCTCAGGTAGAGACGAGTTTACAAACTATTCTGTTTCTGGAGAGGCCAAATCCTCAAATTACAATAAAGATAATATTCCAGTTGGCCAACAAGATTTAAATCCACAGAAGTCTTACCATAACCAAGAGAGAGTACGTCTTAAATCTTCTATAAAACCTCAGATTCCTGAAAAACCACATATTCCAGAAACCGACCATAGGGAactggataaaaggcatattactCATGGGATTCACTCTAGAAAACCATCTAGtcctaaagaaaaaaataattttcaagatCGGACACAGAATGTGGAAAATGATAACCAGATCTCTCAAAGAGTGTTTGTATGTGAAACAAAAAGAGTATCTTCTGATGGTTTAGAAAGTACTGAGACACAATCTCATGCTGGCATACGGTCAAGAACATATAGTCCAAGGGAGGCTTTACAGTCCACAGTGATAGTTAAACCAGTCATCATTGAAAAGGATATGAAAGAAATCATGAGTGATTACAGAGTAAGGTCTAGCTCAGACATTAGTAGATCACAGACCAATACAACACCAAGCAAAGTTTCGAGCAGTATCACATTTTTTCCTTCTGATGCAGTATCTTCTCGTATGAACACAGATGTGATgccaagagagagacacacatcTACCAGTAACATTAGATTATCTGCAAACGATCAGACcgtgttaaaaaataatattagtaTTCCTTTTGAAATATCAATAAAGAAAGAAGATATGGTATTAAAAGTGGctattgatgatgatgatgatgatgatgatgatgatgatgatgatgatgaaagtGACTTGAATCTTGCAGAAATAAACAAGGTATCTGATCTAACCATCAGCCAACAGCAAAAGAAGATTAACGAACATAACCTTGAAATGGAGACTGTATCTTGGAAAAAGCATAGCATCGTAGACACAAATTATTTTGAGAGTAAACGAGGTTTTACGAGAAGTACTTTGAGAAAAGGCGTCTTAGGTTCTACAGAAGAACTAGATATACTAACTACAGAGAAAGATGACTCAAGAGAAACAAAATATAGACGTAAATCTGTTTTAGATGAAGAAAAACCTGTCCGATTACGTCATGATGGATATTCGAGAAACAAAACTTCTAACTTATACAGTTGGTCATCTCTAGATCCAGTGTCTAAGAGGAGCCAAAGTAGTCTGACTGCCACAGAGATCATAGGAAGACGAACTCCTTCAACTGAAACTTTTTCTTCTGGCTTAAACACAAGGAATCGGTATAGCGTAGAG GATGGAGACCTGCTCCGCTCCAGGAGGAGAAAGTATGAAGTGGGTAAACTGACCAGCATTGATTCTGTAGAAAGAAAGCCATCCTCCAGGCAGGAACTGCAGCAAAATCAGCGGCATTCGAAGAGCATGGTAGGGGAGCGAATACGGCAGTTGGAACATTAG